A single Lancefieldella parvula DSM 20469 DNA region contains:
- the add gene encoding adenosine deaminase — MSSCALIDLHVHLDGSIPLPAAAQLAAEAGLNFSLDELQEKMQVPAHCQDLNQYLATFELPLKLMQSEQGIRAVAKAFHKQLDAEGILYAEPRFAPGSLTAEGLSQQEILEAALAGRADFFAENPQSELHTAYILCAMRGTGEELKRKNEQSIDLAVAYLGKGVVAADLAGAEALFATENFSSLFAEAQRKDVPFTIHAGEAAGPESIKAALRLGAQRIGHGVRSLEDVSVIQDLKAANVTLEICPTSNLQTRIFESIERFPLEQLLDAGLTVTINTDNMTASNTTLSHEFELLQQYCGLDKNTARELAENAARAVFSDSSEKDCLLAYLRQ, encoded by the coding sequence ATGAGCTCCTGTGCTCTTATCGATTTGCATGTCCATCTTGATGGATCAATCCCCCTTCCTGCCGCAGCCCAACTTGCAGCAGAAGCGGGACTTAATTTCTCTTTGGATGAACTCCAAGAAAAGATGCAAGTCCCCGCTCATTGTCAGGATCTTAACCAATATCTTGCAACGTTTGAGTTGCCCTTAAAGCTCATGCAGTCAGAGCAAGGCATACGTGCTGTTGCAAAGGCATTTCATAAGCAACTTGATGCAGAGGGTATTCTCTATGCAGAACCCCGCTTTGCACCAGGAAGCCTTACGGCGGAAGGTCTTTCTCAGCAAGAAATCCTTGAGGCTGCCCTTGCTGGTAGAGCGGATTTCTTTGCAGAGAATCCACAGTCAGAGCTTCACACGGCGTACATCCTTTGCGCCATGCGTGGCACAGGTGAAGAGCTTAAACGTAAAAATGAACAATCAATCGATTTGGCTGTAGCATACCTTGGAAAGGGTGTTGTTGCGGCAGACTTAGCGGGAGCAGAAGCACTCTTTGCCACAGAGAATTTCTCGTCACTTTTTGCTGAAGCGCAAAGAAAAGATGTTCCTTTTACTATTCACGCAGGAGAAGCCGCTGGTCCAGAGAGCATCAAGGCCGCACTTCGTCTTGGCGCACAACGCATTGGTCATGGTGTACGCTCCCTGGAAGATGTGAGTGTTATCCAGGACCTCAAAGCTGCAAATGTTACACTTGAGATTTGTCCTACCAGCAACCTTCAGACACGCATCTTTGAGTCAATAGAGCGCTTCCCTCTTGAACAGCTGCTTGATGCTGGTCTAACGGTCACCATCAACACTGACAACATGACCGCTTCCAACACTACCCTCTCGCACGAATTTGAGCTTTTGCAGCAGTACTGTGGTCTAGACAAAAATACCGCACGTGAGCTTGCTGAAAATGCTGCACGTGCGGTATTTAGTGATTCTAGCGAGAAGGACTGTCTACTTGCCTACCTTAGGCAATAG
- a CDS encoding ADP-ribosylglycohydrolase family protein: MNAARKIKLYRMLTALAYGDAYGMPTEMMSPRQIDFVFPDGIQSLSSPPKNDFFGRPFTAGQTTDDTANAIILTKNIIDNQGIFNQSRYFDALENYVATEPNAAQVVGPSTRAALANRLSGHSLKTCGRLGTTNGCAMKCAPLASIVNWKDKHALIDSVTELALPTHGTNVAIMGAAMIVAAISRGLSENSFTVEDALETALSYGHRALYTKIGTQMPMPSMYQKCIIALEFCEGAKNLEAPLAASRDIYDYCGCGYETIETIPAVLAVVKLSKGKVSRAARIAAEMGGDTDTIGSIACAICSQIHYDILPDEVSLLEHVNGYQFEKLANNLENATSLPYDVAI, translated from the coding sequence ATGAATGCTGCAAGAAAAATCAAACTCTATAGGATGCTTACGGCCCTTGCTTATGGCGATGCCTATGGTATGCCAACAGAGATGATGTCACCGCGTCAAATTGATTTTGTGTTTCCTGATGGAATTCAAAGCCTTTCAAGTCCACCCAAAAATGACTTTTTTGGAAGACCTTTTACTGCAGGTCAAACCACAGATGACACTGCAAACGCAATTATTTTGACTAAAAATATCATTGATAATCAGGGCATTTTTAACCAATCACGCTACTTTGACGCACTTGAAAATTATGTGGCTACTGAACCAAATGCCGCTCAAGTAGTTGGTCCTTCCACAAGAGCTGCACTAGCTAATCGACTTTCTGGCCACTCGCTCAAAACATGCGGACGTCTTGGTACCACTAATGGATGCGCAATGAAGTGTGCTCCATTGGCTTCGATTGTTAACTGGAAAGACAAGCATGCACTTATCGACAGTGTCACTGAGCTTGCGCTTCCCACTCACGGAACCAATGTGGCCATTATGGGCGCAGCAATGATTGTTGCCGCTATAAGCAGAGGACTTAGCGAAAATTCTTTTACGGTAGAGGACGCTCTTGAAACCGCTTTAAGCTACGGACACCGAGCTCTCTACACAAAAATTGGCACACAAATGCCTATGCCAAGCATGTACCAAAAGTGCATCATAGCATTGGAATTTTGCGAGGGTGCCAAAAACCTTGAAGCTCCTCTAGCAGCATCAAGAGATATCTACGACTATTGTGGCTGTGGCTACGAAACAATAGAGACCATACCTGCAGTTCTTGCGGTAGTAAAGCTTTCTAAAGGCAAAGTCTCAAGAGCAGCGAGAATAGCTGCGGAAATGGGTGGAGACACTGACACTATTGGATCTATTGCTTGTGCTATTTGTTCACAAATTCACTATGACATTTTGCCTGATGAGGTAAGTTTGCTTGAACATGTTAATGGATACCAGTTTGAAAAACTTGCAAACAATTTGGAAAATGCCACTTCCCTACCGTATGATGTAGCTATCTAA
- a CDS encoding zinc dependent phospholipase C family protein: MPAILTHDFFGKDAFDIAAGKLGFSTMEEREAFLLGNQGPDPLFYLAADPLLHRYAKYASIMHKEKTPELLLSMRDAIAPLPLKDVAVARAYIAGFLCHYMLDSTAHPLVYYWQNMLTSQGVEGLDESAKNQVHAEIEKDLDEAILYAHLGKTVATYRPYSEVLRASLHTLYVLDRVFFFALLWTYEKPTDTRIFSSAVVDFRIIQHLAYSPTGKKRKLLGHLERTFGTNRFSLIEALSHGVRKSSDSDFDNRAGNEWIDPFTGEVRKDSFWDLYDHALANVPYALDVFFSPDFNLDTARELTQNLNFAGQKLADEDSTE; encoded by the coding sequence ATGCCCGCAATTTTGACTCACGACTTCTTTGGCAAGGATGCTTTTGATATAGCTGCAGGCAAACTTGGTTTTTCCACGATGGAGGAGCGAGAAGCTTTTCTGTTGGGAAATCAAGGTCCAGATCCGTTGTTTTATTTGGCAGCAGATCCATTGCTACATCGCTATGCCAAATATGCGTCAATTATGCATAAAGAAAAAACGCCTGAACTCCTTCTTTCTATGCGAGACGCAATTGCACCGTTGCCGCTTAAGGATGTAGCAGTTGCTCGCGCCTATATTGCGGGCTTTCTCTGCCACTATATGCTTGATTCCACTGCTCATCCCTTGGTTTATTACTGGCAAAACATGCTTACCTCTCAAGGTGTAGAGGGTCTGGATGAATCTGCTAAAAATCAAGTTCATGCAGAAATCGAGAAGGACCTTGACGAGGCAATTCTTTATGCTCATCTTGGCAAAACAGTAGCAACGTATAGACCTTATAGTGAGGTTTTGAGGGCATCGTTGCATACGCTCTATGTTTTGGATAGGGTGTTTTTCTTTGCGCTGCTATGGACGTACGAAAAACCTACCGATACCAGGATTTTTTCATCAGCAGTTGTTGATTTTAGGATTATTCAGCACCTCGCGTATTCACCAACAGGTAAGAAGAGAAAGCTGCTAGGTCATCTTGAACGTACGTTTGGTACAAACAGGTTTTCTCTTATAGAGGCGCTTTCCCACGGGGTTAGAAAATCCTCTGATTCTGATTTTGATAATAGAGCAGGAAATGAATGGATTGATCCTTTTACAGGAGAAGTACGCAAGGATAGCTTTTGGGATTTGTACGACCATGCCCTTGCCAATGTGCCGTATGCACTTGACGTTTTCTTCTCGCCAGACTTTAATCTTGATACTGCAAGAGAGCTCACGCAAAATCTGAACTTTGCTGGCCAGAAGCTTGCAGATGAAGATTCGACAGAATAG
- a CDS encoding metallophosphoesterase family protein, with product MATYVFSDIHGHVEPLKRALERINPTESDVFYCLGDMIDRGPSSLDTIKVIRALPNCTVLMGNHEQLALQALAPEANIEAQFMWQINGGDATLAELKTLSEEEYCELIAWLQTLPLYAIVEVQGKDFVLVHAGVKSNGVPVPTAWDKASLEQYLNKQSENDLLWIREDFWQHPTDFRTSDASYPIVICGHTPTPLLESFGAKNLNRSATTEGGLAQWVQSDDDKWGIDTGTTGGAGYGQVTILRLDDLQEFVEPLQEGE from the coding sequence GTGGCAACGTACGTTTTTTCTGATATTCATGGTCATGTGGAACCGCTCAAACGTGCTTTAGAGCGCATTAATCCAACTGAGTCGGATGTTTTTTACTGCTTAGGTGACATGATTGATCGTGGTCCCAGTTCTCTTGATACCATCAAGGTAATTCGCGCACTTCCAAATTGCACCGTTTTAATGGGCAATCATGAGCAGCTTGCGCTGCAAGCATTAGCTCCAGAAGCTAACATTGAAGCTCAGTTTATGTGGCAGATTAACGGTGGAGATGCCACACTTGCTGAGCTCAAGACACTTTCTGAAGAAGAGTATTGTGAGCTTATTGCTTGGCTGCAGACGCTTCCTCTGTACGCCATAGTTGAGGTTCAGGGCAAGGATTTTGTTCTGGTACATGCGGGTGTAAAGTCCAATGGCGTTCCTGTGCCAACCGCTTGGGATAAGGCTTCTCTGGAACAATATTTGAACAAGCAATCAGAAAACGATTTGTTGTGGATTCGCGAGGATTTCTGGCAGCATCCTACGGATTTCCGCACGTCAGATGCATCGTATCCCATTGTTATTTGCGGTCATACGCCCACACCTTTGCTAGAGAGCTTTGGTGCAAAAAACTTGAATCGCAGTGCTACTACTGAGGGCGGACTGGCGCAGTGGGTTCAGTCAGATGACGATAAGTGGGGAATTGATACAGGTACTACGGGCGGAGCTGGCTACGGTCAAGTAACCATATTGCGTCTTGATGATTTGCAGGAGTTTGTTGAGCCACTGCAAGAAGGCGAGTAG
- a CDS encoding DNA-deoxyinosine glycosylase codes for MAVKKPQPAADTAKTTLTHVENTLDPIIFPDSRVLLLGSMPSPKSREIGFYFGNPQNRFWRVVATLYGEKPLQSIPEKIDFCKRHHLALCDVLKACDIKGASDASIANPVPHNIGALIQDSSICAIFTLGGTATKFYKRYTEQQTGILARQLPSTSPANARMSVDDLVEEFSIIKKFTNCELTIS; via the coding sequence GTGGCGGTAAAGAAGCCTCAGCCTGCCGCCGATACTGCAAAAACTACACTTACGCATGTAGAAAACACGCTTGACCCCATTATTTTTCCCGACTCTCGCGTATTGCTTTTGGGATCCATGCCTAGTCCCAAGTCCCGAGAAATTGGTTTTTATTTTGGCAACCCTCAGAATAGATTCTGGCGTGTAGTTGCCACGTTGTATGGTGAGAAACCCTTGCAGTCCATACCTGAAAAGATTGACTTCTGTAAAAGACATCATCTTGCTCTTTGTGATGTTCTTAAGGCTTGTGACATTAAGGGTGCAAGTGACGCCTCTATTGCAAATCCAGTTCCGCACAATATTGGCGCTCTTATTCAAGATTCATCAATCTGTGCTATTTTTACGCTTGGTGGGACAGCAACAAAATTTTATAAACGCTATACTGAGCAGCAAACTGGTATTCTTGCACGTCAATTGCCTTCCACGAGTCCTGCTAATGCACGTATGTCAGTTGATGATTTAGTGGAAGAATTTTCCATTATCAAAAAATTTACCAATTGTGAGTTGACAATATCCTAG
- a CDS encoding amino acid ABC transporter permease has product MDWSFIGEHLPLYAEAAKITLTISFFGVIFSLIVGLISAQISLSKIPILSQLNSVYVELSRGTPLLIQLFLIYFGLTKVGLKMDAEAAAVVGLTFLGGSYMAEAFRAGFESVAAIQFESAQVLGLSKIQTLQHVILPQALSVAVPGFVANVIFLIKESSVVSGIALADLMYVTKDIIGMQYDTTEALFMLVIAYVIILVPISLIGSWLERRLDYARR; this is encoded by the coding sequence ATGGACTGGAGCTTCATAGGGGAACATCTCCCACTGTATGCAGAAGCTGCAAAAATAACACTAACCATCTCTTTCTTTGGAGTTATCTTCTCGCTTATCGTTGGTTTGATAAGTGCTCAGATTTCGCTGTCAAAAATTCCTATTTTGAGTCAGCTTAATTCTGTTTACGTGGAGCTTTCCAGAGGAACACCCCTGCTTATTCAGCTGTTTCTTATCTACTTTGGTCTGACTAAAGTTGGTCTCAAAATGGATGCAGAGGCAGCTGCTGTTGTGGGTCTAACGTTTCTTGGCGGTTCCTATATGGCAGAGGCGTTTCGTGCAGGTTTTGAATCAGTTGCAGCTATTCAGTTTGAATCTGCACAGGTTTTGGGCCTCTCAAAGATTCAAACTCTTCAGCACGTTATTCTTCCACAGGCGCTTTCTGTGGCAGTTCCTGGTTTCGTTGCTAACGTTATTTTCTTGATCAAGGAATCCTCCGTTGTCTCCGGCATTGCCCTTGCAGATTTGATGTATGTAACCAAGGACATTATTGGCATGCAGTACGACACTACAGAAGCTCTCTTTATGCTGGTTATTGCTTATGTGATTATCCTTGTTCCTATTTCTTTAATTGGAAGCTGGCTAGAGAGGAGGCTTGACTATGCCCGTCGATAA
- a CDS encoding amino acid ABC transporter permease, producing MPVDNILLQEGVLTRLFGGLATTVYIGLISVVLSIPLGILVGLFMTSNNKIVRTLLRVYLEIVRVMPQLVLLFVVFFGTSEWFDVNFDGIEASIVVFTFWGAAELGDLVRGALESIPASQYDGAFVLGLSRQQTFFQVILPQALRRLLPPAINLITRMIKTTSLCNLIGVVELLRVGSQITDFYRFMFPTDGALWIYGAIFFLYFAACFPLSYLSRRLERSASHE from the coding sequence ATGCCCGTCGATAACATTTTGCTCCAAGAAGGAGTGCTAACGCGCCTTTTTGGAGGCCTTGCAACAACGGTGTACATTGGCCTTATCTCAGTGGTGCTCTCTATTCCTCTTGGTATTCTTGTTGGACTTTTTATGACATCCAACAACAAGATTGTTCGTACACTTCTTCGTGTTTACCTTGAGATTGTTCGAGTTATGCCTCAGCTGGTGCTGCTCTTTGTGGTGTTCTTTGGTACTTCTGAATGGTTTGATGTCAATTTTGATGGTATTGAGGCATCAATTGTGGTCTTTACGTTTTGGGGAGCTGCCGAGCTTGGAGATCTGGTAAGAGGAGCGTTGGAGTCAATTCCGGCATCTCAGTATGACGGCGCGTTTGTGCTTGGTCTTTCTCGCCAGCAGACGTTCTTTCAGGTCATTTTGCCTCAGGCACTTAGGCGCCTTTTACCGCCAGCCATCAATCTGATTACTCGCATGATTAAGACGACGTCGCTTTGTAATTTGATTGGCGTGGTTGAGCTGCTTAGAGTTGGTAGTCAGATCACCGATTTTTATCGCTTTATGTTCCCAACCGACGGAGCACTTTGGATCTATGGAGCTATTTTCTTCCTGTATTTTGCTGCCTGCTTCCCACTTTCGTATCTTTCACGCAGGCTTGAGAGGAGTGCCTCACATGAGTAA
- a CDS encoding amino acid ABC transporter ATP-binding protein: MSNTVLAVKDLTKVYPSSQKPVLDKVSLSINKGEVVVVLGPSGCGKSTLLRAIVGLEDIQGGEVLLHDQVTSGQKRESAATGIGMVFQSYDLFPNMTVLKNVTLAPLVVQKRSEDEVLAQAEELLRRVGLWEKKDSYPSALSGGQKQRVAIVRALMTNPEVLLLDEITAALDPEMVHEVLQVVMELAEQEMTMLVVTHEMRFAQAVADRVILIDQGHIVEESSDAQEFFSAPKTQRAQEFLRTFEFERVHK; encoded by the coding sequence ATGAGTAACACCGTTTTAGCAGTTAAGGACCTCACTAAGGTATATCCCTCAAGCCAGAAACCCGTGCTTGATAAGGTCTCGCTCTCCATCAATAAAGGCGAGGTAGTTGTGGTGTTGGGACCTTCCGGATGTGGTAAGTCTACGCTGCTTCGCGCTATTGTTGGTTTGGAAGATATCCAAGGGGGAGAGGTACTTCTTCACGATCAGGTAACTTCTGGTCAGAAGAGAGAAAGCGCCGCAACAGGTATTGGTATGGTTTTTCAGAGCTATGACTTGTTCCCTAACATGACGGTTTTGAAAAACGTAACTCTGGCTCCTCTGGTAGTGCAGAAGCGCTCAGAGGATGAGGTTTTGGCACAGGCAGAAGAACTGCTGCGTCGTGTGGGACTGTGGGAGAAGAAAGACTCCTACCCATCAGCTCTTTCCGGTGGTCAAAAGCAGCGCGTGGCAATTGTTCGTGCGCTTATGACTAATCCTGAAGTGCTTTTGTTGGACGAGATTACCGCAGCTCTTGACCCTGAGATGGTTCATGAGGTTTTGCAGGTAGTTATGGAGCTAGCAGAGCAGGAAATGACCATGCTGGTGGTAACTCACGAGATGCGCTTTGCTCAAGCAGTTGCTGATCGAGTCATCTTGATTGATCAGGGACACATCGTAGAAGAGTCGTCCGATGCACAAGAGTTTTTCTCGGCACCTAAAACGCAAAGAGCTCAAGAGTTTTTGCGTACCTTTGAATTTGAACGTGTACATAAGTAA
- a CDS encoding cysteine ABC transporter substrate-binding protein translates to MNFFENTSTSLSRRAFLGATALSAATLLAACKKKDSDGAQGGSSDTDSKFRTLDDIKKAGTVNIGVFSDKAPFGYVDANGNYAGYDIVFAERLAKDMGVKINYIATDGQNRVPFLQSNKADIMLANFTVTDDRKEKVDFSLPYMKIKLGVVSPASAPITDVSQLDGKKLIVSKGTTAEVWFAKNAPKVELVKFDSYADAYNALLDGRGDAFSTDNTEVLAWVKSNPGFIVGIDDLGDSDTIAAAVHKGNSSLLEFINNEITGPLAEENFFHKAYEETLAPIYGDEVDPNTMVVEGGKI, encoded by the coding sequence ATGAACTTCTTTGAAAATACTTCCACTTCTCTTTCTCGTCGTGCTTTCCTTGGTGCAACCGCACTTTCTGCTGCAACTCTTTTGGCAGCTTGCAAGAAAAAGGATTCCGATGGAGCTCAGGGCGGATCTTCTGATACAGACTCAAAGTTTAGAACTCTTGATGATATCAAGAAGGCAGGCACAGTAAATATCGGCGTCTTCAGCGATAAGGCTCCTTTTGGTTACGTTGATGCAAACGGTAATTACGCTGGTTACGACATTGTTTTTGCTGAGCGTCTTGCAAAGGATATGGGCGTAAAGATTAACTACATTGCCACTGACGGACAAAATCGCGTGCCTTTCTTGCAGTCAAATAAGGCAGATATCATGCTGGCAAACTTTACGGTAACTGATGACCGTAAAGAGAAGGTTGATTTCTCCCTGCCATACATGAAGATCAAGCTGGGTGTTGTTTCTCCAGCTTCTGCGCCAATCACAGACGTTTCTCAGCTTGATGGCAAGAAGCTTATTGTTTCTAAGGGAACCACAGCTGAGGTTTGGTTTGCTAAGAACGCACCTAAGGTTGAGCTGGTGAAATTTGATAGCTACGCTGATGCGTATAACGCGCTGCTCGACGGCCGCGGAGACGCGTTCTCAACTGACAATACCGAGGTACTTGCATGGGTTAAGTCTAACCCTGGCTTTATTGTTGGCATCGATGATCTGGGCGACTCCGATACTATTGCTGCAGCAGTTCACAAAGGCAATTCTTCGCTATTGGAGTTTATCAACAATGAGATTACCGGTCCTCTTGCAGAGGAGAACTTCTTCCACAAGGCCTATGAAGAGACGCTTGCTCCAATTTATGGCGACGAGGTAGATCCAAATACCATGGTTGTCGAGGGCGGCAAAATTTAA
- a CDS encoding 2-keto-3-deoxygluconate permease: protein MAAEQQKATRKIGVPRFPGDIMLYPLSVGLLLHSFFPQVLEIGSFTTAVAKGAPAIVGIVLLFVGASIDLKTVPKVLKTGLTILIPKLAIAIAFGLFVAKFMDDNFFGLNALSIIGGITFCNVALYIGITAEYGTPDEQGAAAVLSLVAGPAVTMIALGAAGVAAISPTALIGTLLPLVLGVVLGNLSPFIRSLLVPGINPCIAVVGFALGCGMSVENLITGGLSGILLAVLCIIAGILTMLVERLLGGSGKASLASATIAGTATTTPAAVAAVDPTYTAQVVANANAQLAAAVVITALVAPAFTGWLDKKLAKKNDDAEMQTSEEVPATE from the coding sequence ATGGCAGCTGAACAGCAGAAAGCAACTCGTAAAATTGGTGTCCCCAGGTTCCCCGGCGATATTATGCTTTATCCGCTTTCTGTGGGCCTGTTGCTCCATTCTTTTTTCCCACAGGTTTTAGAAATTGGTAGTTTTACTACGGCTGTTGCTAAGGGCGCTCCTGCTATTGTTGGTATTGTTTTACTGTTTGTTGGCGCTTCTATTGATCTTAAGACTGTTCCCAAGGTTCTGAAAACTGGTCTGACCATCCTGATTCCTAAGCTTGCTATTGCTATTGCCTTTGGTCTCTTTGTTGCTAAATTTATGGACGACAATTTCTTTGGTCTTAATGCACTTTCTATTATTGGTGGCATTACTTTTTGTAATGTTGCCCTGTACATTGGTATTACAGCTGAGTATGGTACTCCTGATGAGCAGGGTGCTGCTGCAGTTTTATCTCTTGTTGCTGGTCCTGCAGTTACCATGATTGCTCTAGGCGCAGCGGGTGTTGCAGCAATTTCTCCTACCGCACTTATTGGCACACTGCTTCCTCTTGTTCTTGGTGTTGTTCTTGGTAACCTTAGTCCATTTATCAGGTCACTTTTGGTTCCAGGCATTAACCCTTGTATTGCTGTTGTTGGTTTTGCCCTTGGCTGCGGCATGAGTGTTGAGAATCTTATTACTGGCGGTCTATCAGGTATTCTTTTAGCAGTTCTTTGTATCATCGCAGGTATTCTTACCATGCTTGTTGAACGTCTTCTTGGCGGTTCTGGTAAGGCAAGTCTTGCTAGTGCAACTATTGCAGGTACCGCAACAACCACACCTGCTGCGGTTGCTGCTGTTGATCCAACCTACACTGCTCAGGTTGTTGCTAACGCAAACGCTCAGCTTGCAGCTGCTGTAGTTATTACTGCACTGGTAGCTCCTGCATTCACTGGTTGGCTTGATAAGAAGTTGGCAAAGAAAAATGATGACGCCGAGATGCAGACTTCAGAAGAAGTACCTGCTACTGAGTAA
- a CDS encoding SGNH/GDSL hydrolase family protein, whose product MEVGEWSISSPASRFLLGAPWSEKLAHGWVHPLRISPNQLRVIGSCSSWHPGLFKQMAACTSDIQVTFTTDSSEVVLDLKIDELPKGSSSVLQLLKATYLKKLSSVFVTVDGKPYKNFSLDDVGEHTLSIHLETETSEDDLARLPGFNDTHRVNVYLPCLQSASVKNLRGNGTFFSPGEPKKKLVVFGDSIAQGFVVERPDKTWPHCLAKRMKLDAVNQGIGGQVYQPGSYAFIEDASLVVVALGANYRYEKCSKSQVTYDIQNSLWQISQMYADTRVVVLTPTPYFEDTYPTHPYSCFAEVPQIIEEVAGKFGLQCISGEKLLPQEKKYFADDVHPNSKGAALLAKNLFEALKQPVQDSLF is encoded by the coding sequence ATGGAAGTGGGAGAGTGGAGCATCAGTTCTCCAGCATCTAGGTTTTTACTTGGTGCGCCATGGTCAGAAAAACTTGCTCACGGGTGGGTTCATCCGCTGCGTATTTCTCCCAATCAGCTTAGAGTTATTGGCTCTTGTTCTTCCTGGCACCCCGGTCTTTTTAAACAGATGGCAGCGTGCACTTCAGATATTCAAGTTACTTTTACCACGGACAGCTCAGAAGTGGTACTTGATCTAAAAATTGATGAACTTCCTAAAGGCTCCTCTTCTGTTTTACAGTTACTTAAAGCTACGTATCTTAAAAAGCTCAGCTCTGTATTTGTGACGGTTGATGGTAAACCTTACAAGAACTTCTCGCTGGATGATGTAGGTGAACATACACTTTCTATTCATCTAGAAACAGAAACCTCTGAAGATGACCTTGCTAGACTTCCAGGTTTTAACGACACACATCGCGTAAATGTTTACTTGCCCTGTTTGCAGAGCGCTTCTGTTAAAAATCTCCGTGGCAATGGCACGTTTTTCTCGCCCGGTGAGCCTAAGAAAAAACTGGTGGTGTTTGGCGATTCCATTGCGCAGGGTTTTGTTGTGGAGCGGCCAGACAAAACTTGGCCGCACTGTCTTGCTAAGCGCATGAAGCTTGATGCGGTTAACCAGGGAATCGGTGGACAAGTTTATCAGCCTGGCTCGTATGCGTTCATTGAGGATGCCTCTTTAGTTGTTGTTGCGCTTGGGGCAAATTATCGATACGAGAAATGCTCAAAGTCACAGGTAACATACGATATTCAAAATTCACTCTGGCAGATTTCTCAGATGTATGCAGATACGCGCGTGGTGGTTCTGACGCCCACCCCTTATTTTGAGGATACGTATCCCACGCACCCTTATTCTTGTTTTGCTGAGGTTCCTCAAATAATTGAAGAGGTTGCTGGTAAGTTTGGTTTGCAGTGCATCTCTGGAGAAAAGCTGTTGCCTCAGGAGAAGAAATATTTTGCTGACGATGTGCATCCAAATTCTAAGGGTGCAGCACTTTTAGCAAAGAATCTGTTTGAAGCCTTAAAACAGCCAGTTCAGGATAGTCTTTTTTAG